One segment of Anomalospiza imberbis isolate Cuckoo-Finch-1a 21T00152 chromosome 2, ASM3175350v1, whole genome shotgun sequence DNA contains the following:
- the USF3 gene encoding basic helix-loop-helix domain-containing protein USF3 isoform X1 has translation MVPALGPPRSAPGPTALFSETMPEMTENETPTKKQHRKKNRETHNAVERHRKKKINAGINRIGELIPCSPALKQSKNMILDQAFKYITEMKRQNDELLLNGGNNEQAEEIKKLRKQLDELQKENGRYIELLKANDICLYDDPTIHWKGNLKNAKVSVVIPSDQVQKNIIVYSNGTQPNGNNQGASVQGITFNVGHNLQKQTANVVPVQRTCNLVTPVTIAGIYPTENKPRSQPTVSPLASAQTAPAGNVLELSTPENERGVPTAAPASSQSTPRPTAEQELQCSSSNAPQNEQNPPKSKSDEEGTKSTKKTLPQGTSLPSSTSVEASQGQQVNATCSNTHNSRSDLQESCAVSTTDTACVSPVRLSTAESCSSANVPKSTDVVSSAGTPVTSAAEGVKAVTAISTLAASPLENCWSFSGSSGVGTSDLKNMSSLTRMPSAGNTQTTWTTLQLAGNTVQPLSQTPSGIMTALLNEPVNGAGTVSSAHSRPLTTSISLHASLPGDGQAAEQIVVTLPSCPPVPIQPLISQPQVKAQAAGSILPLNSAMQVIQMAQPVASAVTGAPANQNVIILQPPNPAPCPPIVRAEVPSQNVSQQIVIIQAANQNPLPLLSAQPSASVRLPVNGPTAVANSSGTMQNASFPQTFGGKHLVHILPRPSSLPSSSSTQTFSVTMSNQQHPQTISLNGQLFALQPVMSSSGASNQAPMQIIQPTTSEDPNTNVALNTFGALANLNQSISQMAGQSCLHLSLSHPTNPATVNNQIATVNCVSLPTSVASSVPAEVSVLTSASNSINASPQKAAAGLPSSAKSKRTNKKPSTKKHQTVNNKVSCPAVPCKDAGKVDCAPVETVAKSSSGKGPPENVPAVTQAVTTPQAGGAAASSGISISGSPSKEIASSEQAVKTPSAPEQSTAEVPASSPLESVVSEQLLLAPLPAKDAAPRQQAQGSQSYPPTASVPSESPKPCKPPNTLTSSGKEAQVTHLQVANGTSAAQSNTAGHTSKAGMISESCNVAQDSSVVMQDADLLEGQGLTKMLSDLTKERTAVEKTSSFTVQGEHSNFPMENSKSAESNDLPEKQELLLMNTESDTLSQPHSCISDQEVVSASLITSRQADSPMSTSSGSSRGFSVASMLPDTTREDVTSSTSTSTCNSCTFSEQTDIVALAARAIFDQESLEKGGGGIQVNTRDVISKSEVAPLEREQQPFKPQSVKENNAGPLEVAPNKFSAHETVQTNIDRQVEKPSCSAGGVETSNTPLQISTSQTPSITSLSVNNLIHQSRIVHPLVSCSGLSQSSEPASIPATVSLSLPSSTYINPSPGPALMSEYAQEQLNAIRASTMQAPQLQESHLKQQNHEGRKDSAKRAVQDDLLLSTAKRQKQCQTAPIRLEGMALMNRTPEGIADQTQMLVSQIPPNSSNSVAPVSNQGHTDGLNRLFPPNSNFVTPALRQTEVQCGSQPPLSEQPGQAGQHLQPIQHVPAQGISHLHSNHPYLKQQQAGQLRERHHLYQLQHHVTHGENSVHSQPHSVHQQRTIQQEVQMQKKRNLIQGTQATQLSLQQKHHGSDQTRQKGGQPHPHHQQMQQQMQQHFGASQPEKNCENPATSRNHHNHPQSHINQDIMHQQQQDVGSRQQGSTSEHVSGHNQMQRLMTSRGLEQQMVSQASIVSRPSDMTCTPHRQERNRVSSYSAEALIGKTPSNSEQRIGISLQGPRVSDQLEMRSYLDVSRSKGLAIHNMQGRLSVDHTVGSDVQRLSDCQTFKPSGPNQQPTGNFDVQASRNSEIGNSVSSLRGMQSQAFRISQNAAPSIERQKRLPYQPVQGIPTGNTLPSRENENTCHQSFMQSLLAPHLGDQVSGSQRSIPEHQRNTQCGASSTIEYNCPPARESVHIRRDGDGQSRESCDMSIGAINTRNSSLTIPFSSSSSSGDIQGRNTSPNISVQKSNPMRMTDSHGTKNHMNTPVSSNMHGVVRPTHPHPAVSHGNGEQGQPSVRQPNSSVTQRSRHPLQDNGGSKIRQPERNRSGNQRHGNVFDPSLPHLPLSTSGSMILGRQQSTIEKRGSIVRFMSDGPQVSNDNAAPDQHTLSQNFGFPFIPEGGMNPPINANASFIPPVTQPSATRTPALIPVDPQNTLPSFYPPYSPAHPTLSNDISIPYFPNQMFPNPSTEKPSSGGLNNRFGSILSPPRPVGFAQPSFPLLPDMPPMHMTNTSHLSNFNLTSLFPEIATALPPDGSAMSPLLSIANTSASDSSKQPSNRPAHNISHILGHDCSSAV, from the exons TGGAGAGACATCGAAAGAAGAAGATTAATGCTGGGATAAACAGAATTGGAGAActcattccctgctccccagcactTAAGCAG aGCAAGAACATGATCCTGGATCAGGCCTTTAAGTACATAACAGAAATGAAAAGACAGAATGATGAACTTCTGTTAAATGGAGGCAACAATGAGCAGG CTGAAGAGATAAAAAAACTCCGAAAACAGCTGGATGAACTGCAAAAGGAAAATGGGAGATACATCGAGCTACTGAAAGCAAATGATATTTGCTTATATGATGACCCTACAATCCACTGGAAAGGAAACCTCAAAAACGCCAAGGTCTCAGTTGTTATTCCCAGTGATCAGGTTCAAAAGAACATCATTGTCTATTCAAATGGGACTCAGCCCAATGGAAATAACCAGGGAGCATCTGTGCAGGGAATAACGTTTAATGTTGGTCATAATTTACAAAAGCAAACAGCCAATGTTGTGCCAGTTCAGAGAACTTGCAATCTAGTGACTCCTGTGACGATTGCTGGTATTTACCCCACAGAAAATAAGCCACGGTCACAACCTACAGTTTCTCCGCTGGCATCCGCTCAGACAGCTCCAGCAGGGAATGTTCTTGAGCTCTCCACCCCGGAGAATGAGCGAGGTGTGCCCACcgctgctcctgccagctcaCAGAGCACACCTCGACCTACAGCAGAACAGGAACTACAGTGTTCTTCAAGTAATGCACCCCAGAATGagcaaaatccccccaaaagtAAAAGTGATGAGGAGGGCACTAAATCAACAAAGAAAACGCTTCCACAGGGAACCAGCCTTCCTTCCAGTACCTCTGTGGAAGCCTCCCAAGGTCAGCAGGTGAATGCAACTTGCTCAAATACACACAATTCCAGGAGTGACCTCCAGGAGAGCTGTGCCGTTTCAACCACGGACACAGCTTGTGTGTCACCTGTGAGACTGTCTACTGCAGAGAGCTGCTCTTCTGcaaatgtccccaaaagtaCGGACGTGGTCAGCAGTGCTGGCACGCCTGTGACATCTGCAGCAGAAGGAGTTAAGGCTGTGACAGCAATAAGCACTCTGGCTGCCAGTCCCCTGGAGAACTGCTGGTCTTTTTCAGGCTCTTCAGGTGTTGGCACTTCAGACTTGAAAAACATGAGTAGCCTTACCCGGATGCCTTCAGCTGGGAACACGCAGACCACATGGACAACCTTGCAGCTGGCAGGAAACACTGTTCAGCCGCTGAGCCAGACACCATCCGGGATAATGACTGCCCTCCTCAACGAGCCAGTCAATGGTGCTGGGACTGTGTCTTCTGCCCACAGCAGGCCTTTGACTACAAGTATCAGTTTGCATGCTTCTCTGCCTGGGGATGGCCAGGCAGCTGAACAGATTGTAGTTACCTTGCCCTCGTGCCCACCCGTACCTATACAGCCTTTAATCAGCCAGCCACAGGTTAAAGCTCAGGCTGCAGGAAGCATCCTTCCATTAAACTCAGCTATGCAGGTGATTCAGATGGCTCAGCCAGTGGCCTCAGCTGTGACAGGAGCACCAGCTAACCAGAATGTCATCATTCTCCAGCCTCCAAACCCAGCTCCATGCCCGCCCATTGTGAGAGCGGAAGTTCCCAGCCAAAATGTTAGTCAGCAAATTGTAATTATACAAGCTGCAAATCAGAAtcctcttcccctcctctctGCTCAGCCTTCTGCTTCTGTAAGACTTCCTGTGAATGGGCCGACTGCAGTTGCCAACTCCAGTGGCACCATGCAAAATGCCTCTTTTCCACAGACTTTTGGAGGGAAACACCTTGTCCATATATTACCAAGGCCATCTTCTTTACCATCTTCTAGCTCTACGCAGACATTTTCAGTGACAATGTCCAATCAACAGCACCCTCAGACTATCTCATTAAATGGGCAGCTTTTTGCATTGCAGCCTGTGATGTCTTCATCTGGAGCTTCAAACCAAGCCCCTATGCAAATTATTCAGCCCACCACCAGCGAAGATCCAAATACCAATGTTGCCCTCAATACATTTGGTGCTTTAGCTAACCTCAATCAAAGCATATCACAAATGGCTGGACAGAGCTGCTTGCACTTGTCTCTCAGCCACCCTACCAATCCTGCAACTGTCAATAACCAGATTGCCACAGTCAACTGTGTGTCATTGCCAACTTCTGTGGCATCCTCAGTGCCTGCAGAGGTTTCAGTATTAACCAGTGCATCTAACTCCATAAACGCTTCCCCACAAAAAGCGGCTGCTGGCTTGCCATCCAGTGCAAAATCAAAAAGGACAAACAAAAAGCCGAGCACAAAGAAACACCAAACAGTCAATAATAAAGTGTCCTGTCCAGCAGTTCCTTGCAAAGATGCAGGGAAGGTGGACTGTGCTCCTGTGGAAACGGTGGCAAAGTCCTCAAGTGGCAAAGGGCCGCCGGAAAACgtcccagcagtgacacaggctgtAACCACACCACAGGCAGGCGGCGCAGCTGCATCGAGCGGCATCAGCATTTCTGGCTCTCCTTCCAAAGAGATTGCAAGCTCCGAACAGGCAGTGAAAACCCCctctgctccagagcagagcacgGCAGAGGTGCCTGCTTCCTCACCGCTGGAGTCTGTAGTGTCAGAGCAGCTGTTGCTCGCTCCCCTGCCAGCCAAAGATGCTGCTCCTCGCCAGCAGGCCCAGGGATCTCAGAGCTACCCACCAACTGCCTCTGTCCCGTCAGAGTCTCCCAAACCCTGCAAACCCCCCAACACCTTAACATCCTCTGGTAAAGAAGCACAGGTTACACACTTGCAGGTTGCAAATGGGacttcagcagcacagagcaacaCAGCAGGTCATACTTCCAAGGCAGGAATGATTTCGGAGTCCTGCAATGTTGCGCAGGATTCCTCAGTGGTAATGCAAGATGCAGACTTGTTAGAAGGACAGGGTCTAACCAAAATGCTGTCTGATCTCACAAAAGAAAGAACAGCTGTGGAAAAAACCTCTTCATTTACTGTTCAGGGGGAGCATTCTAATTTTCCTATGGAAAACTCTAAATCAGCAGAATCAAATGATTTGCCTGAGAAGCAGGAACTCTTGCTGATGAACACGGAAAGTGACACTCTCTCCCAGCCTCACTCCTGCATCTCTGATCAGGAAGTAGTCAGTGCTTCCCTTATTACAAGCAGGCAGGCAGACTCCCCCATGTCAACCAGCTCTGGCAGCAGTCGAGGCTTCTCAGTTGCATCTATGTTGCCAGATACCACCAGAGAAGATGTCACAAGCAGCACCTCTACCAGTACCTGTAACAGCTGCACATTTTCAGAACAGACTGACATTGTAGCTCTTGCAGCAAGAGCTATTTTTGACCAGGAAAGCCTTGAGAAAGGTGGAGGGGGAATACAGGTTAACACAAGAGATGTCATCTCTAAGTCTGAGGTTGCACCTTTGGAGAGAGAACAACAGCCTTTTAAACCTCAgtcagtgaaagaaaacaacGCAGGGCCGCTGGAAGTGGCACCAAACAAATTCAGTGCTCATGAAACAGTACAGACAAATATCGACAGGCAGGTTGAGAAgccaagctgctctgcaggaggtGTGGAAACATCAAACACTCCTTTGCAGATTTCCACTTCCCAGACACCCAGCATAACCAGTCTAAGTGTGAATAATCTCATACACCAGAGCCGCATTGTCCATCCCCTGGTGAGTTGCTCGGGTTTATCCCAGTCTTCAGAGCCTGCAAGCATCCCTGCAACTGTGAGCCTCTCCCTTCCATCTAGCACCTACATCAATCCGTCTCCGGGACCTGCTCTGATGAGTGAATATGCTCAGGAACAACTGAATGCTATCAGGGCAAGCACCATGCAGGctccccagctgcaggaatCACACTTAAAGCAGCAAAACCATGAAGGTCGCAAAGACTCTGCCAAGAGGGCCGTTCAGGATGACCTTCTGCTTTCTACAGCAAAGAGGCAAAAGCAGTGCCAGACAGCACCCATAAGGCTTGAGGGGATGGCGCTGATGAACCGGACACCAGAGGGTATTGCTGATCAAACACAGATGCTGGTTAGTCAGATTCCTCCTAATTCATCCAATTCAGTGGCACCAGTGAGCAATCAAGGGCACACTGATGGCCTCAATAGGTTATTCCCACCCAACAGCAATTTCGTAACACCGGCTTTGAGACAAACTGAAGTTCAGTGCGGTTCTCAGCCACCGCTTtcagagcagccaggccaggcagggcagcactTGCAGCCAATTCAAcatgtccctgcccaaggcatCTCTCACCTTCACAGTAATCATCCGTACttgaagcagcagcaggctgggcagtTAAGAGAGAGGCACCACTTGTACCAGCTGCAGCACCATGTCACTCACGGGGAAAACTCAGTCCACTCTCAGCCCCACAGTGTCCACCAACAGCGAACGATACAGCAGGAGGTGCAGATGCAAAAGAAACGGAATCTCATCCAGGGAACACAAGCCACACAGCTTTCTCTACAGCAAAAACACCACGGAAGTGATCAAACACGGCAGAAAGGTGGTCAGCCCCATCCTCACCACCAACAAATGCAGCAGCAGATGCAGCAGCACTTTGGAGCGTCCCAGCCTGAAAAGAACTGTGAAAATCCTGCAACAAGCAGAAACCACCATAACCACCCTCAGAGCCATATCAATCAGGATATTATGCATCAACAGCAACAGGATGTTGGCAGCAGACAGCAAGGTTCCACTTCAGAACACGTGTCAGGGCACAATCAGATGCAAAGGCTTATGACCTCAAGGGGCTTAGAGCAGCAAATGGTGTCCCAGGCCAGTATCGTTTCCAGACCATCAGATATGACGTGCACCCCTCACAGGCAGGAAAGAAACAGAGTTTCCAGCTACTCTGCTGAGGCTCTCATTGGGAAGACGCCCTCTAATTCCGAGCAGAGAATAGGAATATCTCTTCAAGGACCTAGGGTTTCTGACCAGCTTGAAATGAGAAGCTATCTTGATGTTTCTAGAAGTAAAGGGTTGGCGATTCATAATATGCAGGGCCGCTTGTCGGTCGACCACACAGTTGGCTCAGATGTGCAGCGTCTTTCTGACTGCCAAACATTTAAGCCCTCTGGACCCAATCAACAACCGACAGGCAATTTTGATGTGCAGGCTTCAAGAAACAGTGAAATTGGCAATTCTGTGTCCTCCCTCCGGGGCATGCAGTCACAAGCGTTCCGAATCAGTCAGAATGCTGCACCATCCAtagagaggcagaagagacTGCCCTACCAGCCAGTACAGGGTATTCCAACGGGGAATACCCTGCCATCGagggaaaatgaaaacacatgCCACCAAAGTTTCATGCAGAGTTTGCTCGCCCCTCACCTTGGAGATCAAGTCAGTGGAAGCCAAAGATCAATCCCAGAACATCAAAGGAACACGCAGTGCGGTGCCTCCTCCACAATCGAGTACAACTGTCCCCCAGCACGGGAGAGCGTCCACATCCGAAGGGATGGTGATGGtcagagcagggaaagctgTGACATGTCCATTGGGGCAATTAACACAAGGAACAGTTCACTGACTATTCCTTTTTCAAGTTCGTCTTCCTCAGGAGACATTCAGGGTCGCAACACAAGCCCAAACATCTCTGTGCAGAAGTCCAACCCCATGAGGATGACGGACAGTCATGGAACTAAGAACCACATGAATACACCCGTGTCCAGCAATATGCATGGAGTTGTGAGGCCAACTCACCCTCACCCTGCAGTTTCTCATGGAAACGGCGAGCAAGGGCAGCCTTCTGTTCGTCAACCAAATTCTTCGGTCACTCAGCGCTCGAGGCATCCTCTGCAAGACAATGGAGGTTCTAAAATACGTCAGCCCGAAAGGAATCGATCCGGAAACCAGAGACATGGAAATGTCTTTGACCCTAGTCTTCCCCATCTTCCTCTGTCCACCAGTGGCAGCATGATCCTCGGGCGCCAGCAGTCCACGATAGAAAAAAGAGGAAGCATTGTCCGATTTATGTCTGATGGCCCTCAAGTGTCTAATGATAATGCGGCCCCTGACCAACATACGCTCTCCCAGAATTTTGGATTCCCTTTTATTCCGGAGGGTGGTATGAATCCACCAATAAATGCTAACGCTTCTTTCATCCCACCAGTCACTCAGCCTAGTGCCACTCGGACACCAGCTCTAATCCCAGTTGATCCTCAGAATACACTGCCGTCCTTCTATCCACCTTACTCTCCTGCCCACCCTACCCTCTCCAACGACATTTCTATCCCTTACTTTCCCAATCAAATGTTTCCGAACCCAAGCACGGAGAAGCCGAGCAGTGGAGGTTTAAACAATCGATTTGGATCCATTTTGTCTCCTCCCAGGCCTGTTGGTTTTGCTCAGCCAagttttcctttgcttccaGATATGCCACCAATGCACATGACCAACACATCACACTTATCCAATTTTAACTTAACTTCTTTGTTTCCAGAAATAGCCACAGCTCTTCCTCCAGACGGCTCAGCAATGTCACCTTTGCTTTCCATTGCAAACACATCTGCTTCAGATTCTTCCAAGCAGCCCTCGAACCGCCCTGCCCACAATATAAGCCATATTTTAGGTCatgactgcagctctgctgtaTGA